The following are encoded in a window of Fulvia fulva chromosome 7, complete sequence genomic DNA:
- a CDS encoding Argininosuccinate synthase — protein MSKGKVCLAYSGGLDTSCILKYLLDQDYEVIAFMADVGQEEDFKAAKEKALKIGATKCYIEDLRREFVEELCYPAIACNAIYENVYLLGTSLARPVIARAQVAVAQKEGCFAVSHGCTGKGNDQVRFELGFYALQPSIKVIAPWRDPEFYNRFKGRQDLLDYASEKGIPVTSTKSKPWSMDENLAHCSYEAGILEDPNVTPPEDMWKLTADPTQAPDQPEDFELTFKKGLPVELKLADGKTVTDPVELFLTANAVARKHGVGRIDIVENRFIGLKSRGCYETPGLTMLRAAHIDLEGLVMDREVRALRDQFITFNYAKVLYNGLYFSPEREFLEQSITSSQKNVNGSVRCRAYKGMFSVVGRWSDTEKLYDASESSMDEIGDFEPSDTTGFISVNAIRLKKYGKAKEEAGESLVQHDIAV, from the exons ATGTCGAAGGGAAAGGTCTGTTTGGCCTACTCAGGCGGTCTGGACACCAGCTGCATCCTCAAGTACCTCTTGGACCAGGACTATGAGGTGATCGCCTTCATGGCCGACGTTGGCCAGGAGGAGGACTTCAAGGCTGCAAAGGAGAAGGCATTGAAGATTGGCGCTACCAAGTGCTACATCGAGGACCTTCGTCGCGAG TTCGTCGAGGAGCTCTGCTACCCAGCCATCGCTTGCAACGCCATCTACGAGAACGTCTACCTCCTCGGCACCTCCCTCGCCCGCCCAGTCATCGCCCGCGCTCAGGTCGCTGTCGCACAAAAGGAGGGATGCTTCGCTGTGTCCCACGGCTGCACCGGCAAGGGCAACGACCAAGTCCGTTTCGAGCTTGGCTTCTACGCTCTCCAGCCATCCATCAAGGTCATCGCACCATGGAGAGACCCAGAGTTTTACAACCGCTTCAAGGGCCGACAAGATCTGCTTGACTATGCTTCCGAGAAGGGCATTCCAGTCACCAGCACCAAGAGCAAGCCATGGAGCATGGACGAGAACTTGGCACACTGCAGCTACGAGGCAGGCATCCTTGAAGACCCAAATGTCACCCCACCAGAGGACATGTGGAAGCTCACTGCCGACCCGACCCAGGCACCAGATCAGCCAGAGGACTTCGAGCTCACCTTCAAGAAGGGTCTGCCAGTCGAGCTCAAGCTTGCCGACGGTAAGACCGTCACTGACCCAGTCGAGCTCTTCTTGACTGCCAACGCTGTCGCCCGCAAGCACGGTGTCGGTCGCATCGACATTGTCGAGAACCGCTTCATCGGTCTCAAGTCCCGTGGCTGCTACGAGACTCCCGGCCTCACCATGCTCCGCGCTGCCCACATCGATCTCGAGGGTCTCGTCATGGACCGTGAGGTCCGCGCTCTTCGTGACCAATTCATTACCTTCAACTACGCCAAGGTACTCTACAACGGCCTCTACTTCTCGCCAGAGCGCGAGTTTCTCGAGCAGAGCATCACTTCTTCGCAGAAGAACGTCAACGGCAGTGTACGATGCCGTGCCTACAAGGGCATGTTCAGCGTCGTTGGCCGCTGGTCCGACACGGAGAAGCTCTACGATGCCAGCGAGAGCAGCATGGACGAGATTGGCGATTTTGAGCCAAGCGACACCACCGGCTTCATCAGCGTCAACGCTATTCGCCTGAAAAAGTACGGCAAGGCCAAAGAGGAGGCTGGCGAGAGCCTGGTTCAGCATGACATTGCTGTCTAA